In one window of Gossypium arboreum isolate Shixiya-1 chromosome 4, ASM2569848v2, whole genome shotgun sequence DNA:
- the LOC108459326 gene encoding WRKY transcription factor SUSIBA2-like, protein MDNNVIHFTDPQESVTADDDDQGEGRGPSIAERRAATCGFKAEMICTPTFKSPLGPTSPRLPYFTISPGISPTALLDSPIMLPNAQASPTTGTFHNHDGIVVNHIKRDRDRSIVSSLTCKTQNMDSRPSLSSVEDQVSASINLVQNAEVDHQPLVHLDRPSDLKIPSSLSKEATSRSFAADSVADVGILNNIVNDNANLGFHPSEMGSGQTSRQKESLNGQDVCTRLLEGDQKGTNTAMGTTRTSEDGYNWRKYGQKQVKGSEYPRSYYKCTHPNCQVKKKVERSLDGQITEIIYKGAHNHSKPQPCRRPSLGSTLSSEEMSESVEGNGTSVKVEGGLIWRNSQAGSKEIKLGSDWRADGLERTSSSIVTDLSDPLSTAQGKSVGMFESAETPEFSSTLASHDDENDDRATQGSISLCGDAANDDESESKRRKTESCMTEMNVASSASREPRVVVQIESDVDILDDGYRWRKYGQKVVKGNPNPRSYYKCTSPGCPVRKHVERASHNLKYVLTTYDGKHNHEVPAARNSSHVNSSGCNLPPTMPNTQAALSLSRNTHPLKPETPIQDFAPPFDRKPEFKSEYVRPGFLGDFSNEMKLGEAALASVYQMKFPSIQKAIPYGSFGLNPNCIASHSSSSIASTVPNFPISLPLNLLTPANLSLAGFDINNVGKSTGPIHSFLPGQQLKENGVRFQGIKQELKDDNLYDPSLPIVDHASASSSSVYQQAIGKFPS, encoded by the exons ATGGACAACAATGTAATCCATTTCACTGACCCTCAAGAATCCGTTACCGCTGATGACGATGATCAAGGCGAAGGACGCGGACCCAGCATTGCGGAGAGGAGGGCGGCGACGTGCGGCTTCAAGGCGGAGATGATATGTACGCCCACGTTCAAGAGCCCATTGGGTCCCACATCTCCTCGTTTGCCTTACTTCACTATTTCTCCTGGGATCAGCCCTACTGCTTTGTTGGATTCTCCTATAATGCTGCCAAATGCTCAG GCATCTCCCACGACTGGAACATTTCACAATCATGATGGTATAGTGGTGAATCATATCAAGAGGGATAGAGACAGAAGTATAGTTTCTTCTTTGACATGCAAGACACAGAATATGGATTCTCGGCCAAGCTTGTCTAGTGTAGAAGATCAG GTTTCTGCCTCTATCAATCTCGTTCAAAATGCTGAGGTTGATCATCAACCTCTTGTCCATTTGGATAGACCTTCAGATTTGAAAATTCCCTCATCTTTGTCAAAAGAAGCTACCTCAAGAAGTTTTGCAGCAGATTCAGTTGCTGATGTCGGAATTTTAAATAACATTGTAAATGATAATGCTAATTTGGGATTCCATCCTTCTGAGATGGGTAGTGGTCAAACATCGAGGCAGAAAGAATCTCTTAATGGACAAGATGTCTGCACACGTCTTTTGGAAGGTGATCAGAAGGGCACAAACACTGCTATGGGAACAACAAGAACATCAGAAGATGGATACAATTGGAGGAAGTATGGACAGAAACAGGTAAAAGGTAGTGAATATCCGCGAAGCTATTATAAATGTACCCATCCAAACTGTCAGGTGAAGAAGAAGGTAGAGCGTTCGCTTGATGGCCAAATTACTGAAATCATCTACAAGGGTGCCCATAATCACTCAAAGCCTCAGCCTTGTCGTCGGCCATCACTTGGGTCCACTTTATCATCTGAGGAAATGTCAGAGAGTGTGGAAGGAAATGGAACTTCTGTCAAAGTTGAAGGTGGTTTAATTTGGAGAAATTCTCAAGCTGGTTCAAAGGAAATTAAGCTTGGATCTGATTGGAGAGCTGATGGTCTGGAAAGAACATCATCATCTATTGTAACTGATCTTTCTGATCCACTATCAACTGCCCAAGGGAAATCTGTTGGTATGTTTGAGTCAGCTGAAACTCCAGAGTTTTCATCAACACTTGCTAGTCATGATGATGAGAATGATGATAGGGCTACACAGGGAAGTATATCACTCTGTGGTGATGCAGCTAATGATGATGAGTCCGAATCAAAAAGAAG GAAGACAGAGAGCTGCATGACTGAGATGAATGTGGCATCTAGTGCTTCCCGTGAACCAAGAGTAGTTGTACAAATAGAAAGTGATGTGGACATACTCGATGATGGCTATCGTTGGAGGAAGTATGGACAGAAGGTTGTCAAAGGAAACCCTAACCCTAG GAGCTACTATAAGTGCACAAGTCCTGGATGTCCTGTGAGAAAGCATGTGGAAAGAGCTTCCCATAATCTTAAATATGTGCTCACAACATACGATGGAAAGCACAACCATGAAGTTCCAGCAGCCAGAAACAGCAGTCATGTTAACTCTAGCGGTTGTAATTTGCCCCCTACTATGCCCAACACTCAAGCTGCCCTTTCATTATCTAGAAATACCCATCCTCTAAAGCCTGAAACACCAATCCAGGATTTTGCTCCGCCTTTTGATCGAAAGCCTGAATTTAAAAGTGAATATGTGAGACCTGGTTTTCTGGGGGATTTCAGCAATGAGATGAAGCTTGGGGAGGCTGCTCTGGCTTCTGTTTACCAAATGAAGTTTCCTTCCATACAAAAAGCAATTCCTTATGGGTCTTTTGGACTGAACCCCAACTGCATTGCATCTCATTCATCCAGTTCAATTGCCTCAACCGTTCCGAATTTTCCAATTTCTTTGCCTTTGAATCTCCTAACGCCCGCAAATCTATCATTGGCTGGTTTTGATATAAATAATGTTGGAAAGTCAACAGGTCCGATTCATTCTTTCCTTCCAGGGCAACAGttaaaagagaatggtgtgaggTTCCAAGGGATTAAACAGGAGCTAAAGGATGATAACCTTTATGATCCTTCCCTTCCTATTGTTGACCATGCAAGTGCATCGTCATCATCAGTCTATCAGCAGGCCATTGGAAAATTTCCATCCTAG
- the LOC108459345 gene encoding protein METHYLENE BLUE SENSITIVITY 1 — protein sequence MTGKAKPKKHTAKEIAAKIDAATTNRGGGKAGLADRSGVEKGGHAKYECPHCKITAPDLKSMQIHHDAKHPKVPFEESKLVNLHAVHVVEPSKPRPGVRGSLKK from the coding sequence ATGACTGGCAAAGCCAAGCCAAAGAAGCACACAGCCAAGGAAATAGCAGCGAAGATCGACGCCGCCACAACCAATAGAGGCGGCGGCAAGGCCGGATTAGCTGACCGTTCAGGTGTGGAGAAAGGTGGACATGCTAAGTACGAGTGTCCTCATTGCAAAATAACAGCTCCAGATTTGAAGTCGATGCAGATTCATCATGATGCCAAGCATCCCAAGGTTCCCTTTGAAGAGTCAAAGCTTGTGAATCTACATGCTGTTCATGTGGTTGAGCCTTCCAAGCCTCGTCCTGGTGTTAGGGGTAGCCTTAAAAAGTGA